In one Massilia endophytica genomic region, the following are encoded:
- a CDS encoding pilus assembly protein PilP produces the protein MRKLASLACLLLLSACGDSDVQEVRQWMKEVDAQTRVAVKPLEEPKTFVPFAYAAQDAPDPFSPNKLLAELAKARPGGGIQPDTGRRKEFLEGFPLDTMKMVGTLAKGGVTYALLQVDRSVYQVRQGQHLGQNFGLITSISEDTVNVKELVQDATGDWVERMSKLELQDSKESTQ, from the coding sequence ATGAGGAAGCTCGCCTCCCTGGCCTGCCTGCTTCTGCTGAGCGCCTGCGGCGACAGCGACGTGCAGGAAGTGCGCCAATGGATGAAGGAAGTCGATGCGCAGACGCGCGTGGCGGTCAAGCCGCTGGAGGAGCCGAAGACCTTCGTGCCCTTCGCCTACGCCGCGCAGGATGCGCCCGATCCCTTCAGCCCGAACAAGCTGCTGGCCGAACTGGCCAAGGCGCGTCCCGGCGGCGGCATCCAGCCGGATACGGGGCGGCGCAAGGAGTTCCTCGAAGGCTTCCCGCTCGACACCATGAAGATGGTGGGCACCCTGGCCAAGGGCGGCGTGACCTATGCGCTGCTGCAGGTGGACCGCTCGGTGTACCAGGTGCGGCAGGGGCAGCACCTCGGGCAGAACTTCGGCCTGATCACGTCGATCAGCGAAGACACGGTGAACGTGAAGGAACTGGTACAGGATGCGACCGGCGATTGGGTCGAGCGCATGTCCAAGTTGGAACTGCAGGATAGCAAGGAGAGCACGCAATGA
- a CDS encoding deoxyguanosinetriphosphate triphosphohydrolase, which translates to MEEALAPYAAHSDQGRGRRYPETPHASRSQFQRDRDRIIHSTAFRRLEYKTQVFLNHEGDLFRTRLTHSLEVAQIGRSLARNLRLNEDLVEAIALAHDLGHTPFGHVGQDVLNECMKEHGGFEHNLQSLRVVDQLEEQYGAFDGLNLMFETREGILKHCSLNNARQLGEVAQRFIDRTQPSLEAQLTNLADEIAYNSHDIDDGLRSGLITIAQLEEVDFFARLWREVQASFPGLSGRRAVYETLRRLITALADNLIATSSERIREAAPRDIDAVRHSPPLIRFSDQMRKDATELKRFLYENLYRHYKVNRMRHKASRMVRELYAAFTDEPSLLPPDYRVTGGDATQQARRIADYIAGMTDRYAIREHHRIYSLEEL; encoded by the coding sequence ATGGAAGAAGCGCTCGCCCCCTATGCCGCACATTCGGACCAGGGGCGCGGCCGCCGCTATCCCGAAACGCCGCACGCCTCGCGCAGCCAGTTCCAGCGCGACCGCGACCGCATCATCCATTCCACGGCCTTCCGCCGCCTCGAATACAAGACCCAGGTCTTCCTCAATCACGAAGGAGACCTGTTCCGCACCCGCCTGACCCACAGCCTGGAAGTAGCGCAGATTGGCCGCTCGCTGGCGCGCAACCTGCGCCTGAACGAGGACCTGGTGGAGGCCATCGCCCTCGCGCATGACCTGGGCCACACGCCCTTCGGCCACGTGGGGCAGGATGTGCTGAACGAGTGCATGAAGGAGCACGGCGGCTTCGAGCACAATCTGCAAAGCCTGCGCGTGGTGGACCAGCTCGAAGAGCAGTACGGCGCCTTCGACGGCTTGAACCTGATGTTCGAAACGCGCGAGGGCATTCTCAAGCACTGCTCCCTGAACAACGCGCGCCAGCTGGGCGAAGTGGCGCAGCGCTTCATCGACCGCACCCAGCCCTCGCTGGAAGCCCAGCTCACCAACCTCGCGGACGAAATCGCCTACAACAGCCACGATATCGACGACGGCCTGCGTTCGGGCCTCATCACGATTGCGCAGCTTGAGGAGGTGGACTTCTTTGCGCGCCTGTGGCGCGAGGTGCAGGCCAGCTTCCCCGGCCTGTCCGGCCGCCGCGCCGTGTACGAAACCCTGCGCCGCCTGATCACGGCGCTGGCGGACAACCTGATCGCCACCTCCAGTGAGCGCATCCGCGAGGCCGCGCCCAGGGACATCGACGCCGTTCGCCATTCGCCGCCGCTGATCCGCTTCTCCGATCAGATGCGCAAGGACGCGACGGAGCTCAAGCGCTTCCTCTACGAGAACCTGTACCGGCACTACAAGGTGAACCGCATGCGGCACAAGGCCAGCCGCATGGTGCGCGAGCTCTACGCCGCCTTCACGGACGAGCCCTCGCTGCTGCCGCCGGATTACCGCGTGACCGGCGGCGACGCCACCCAGCAGGCGCGCCGCATCGCCGACTACATCGCGGGCATGACGGACCGCTACGCCATCCGCGAACACCACCGCATCTACTCGCTCGAAGAGCTCTGA
- a CDS encoding type IV pilus inner membrane component PilO translates to MATDIKQLAEDFAAQFRGLNGVHPGQWPLAPRIVCGIGVAIAVVVLGHFLYWSGQFEEQEAGAAKEQQLRDEYRLKTAQAVNLDALIKQKAQVDQYVVRLEKQLPSKAEMAALLSDINQAGLGRGLQFELFKPGQVLVKDYYAELPIVIKVTGGYHDIGAFAGDMANLPRIVTLNNMELSTGKDGGLTLDAVAKTFRYLDQDEVLAQRKAAAEKKKKEAKK, encoded by the coding sequence ATGGCGACCGATATCAAACAGCTGGCAGAAGACTTCGCGGCCCAGTTCCGCGGCCTGAACGGCGTACATCCCGGCCAGTGGCCGCTGGCGCCGCGCATCGTGTGCGGCATCGGCGTGGCCATCGCCGTGGTGGTGCTGGGGCATTTCCTGTACTGGAGCGGCCAGTTCGAGGAGCAGGAGGCGGGCGCCGCGAAGGAACAGCAGCTGCGCGACGAGTACCGCCTGAAAACGGCGCAGGCCGTGAACCTGGATGCGCTCATCAAGCAGAAGGCCCAGGTGGACCAGTACGTGGTGCGCCTGGAGAAGCAGCTGCCGAGCAAGGCGGAGATGGCGGCCCTGCTGTCGGACATCAACCAGGCGGGCCTGGGCCGCGGCCTGCAGTTCGAGCTGTTCAAGCCAGGCCAGGTGCTGGTCAAGGACTACTACGCCGAGCTGCCCATCGTGATCAAGGTGACGGGCGGCTACCACGACATCGGCGCCTTCGCGGGCGACATGGCGAACCTGCCGCGCATCGTCACGCTGAACAATATGGAACTGAGCACCGGCAAGGACGGCGGCCTGACCCTGGACGCCGTGGCCAAGACCTTCCGCTACCTGGACCAGGACGAAGTGCTGGCCCAGCGCAAGGCGGCCGCCGAGAAGAAGAAAAAGGAGGCGAAGAAATGA
- a CDS encoding beta strand repeat-containing protein: protein MTTANQLFRKLGGWLGAFACAGLLAACGGGGGSAGTGPGGVTPAPKVASVLLTASAASMPSSGLDGTEVTLTAVVKDSGNNVLPNQTVSFTADSGNVSNTTRVTDANGVVTEKLSTKGNATPRTITVRASAGGVNSNDIKVNVVAGSQSLTLTTDSGTLQSSGAAGSEVTVTALVKDSNNTVMPNVKVTLSADSGSLTAGTRITDATGRVTEKLSTGNDARSRTIKVTAAIAGVEPVTTLVSVVGTQLQINASSAVSVGTSTDVTVKLVDSAGNPLNGKAVTYSATRNQLSVKGGGAAVTNSAGQLTLSYAAASAGSDTVTVSAMGETASAAISVSNANFTVAVVNGSGVAQPLATINQCHPVAIHSDVGGTPLGGTVSVSSSRGTVYSDASCASPLTVALPLVSGNATAYVMATSPGLATLTATTTANNATAQGQVEFVAALSATATISVQADPSVVGANAAGSTSQQAAIRAVVRDGTPANNLVKNAPVAFTIVSDPTGGTLTQPAVVITGSDGSATVSYIAGTSSSAVNGVQIRAQIQGGSNASAVASLTVGQKALFISAGTGNTVATPDTTTYRVDYTVLVTDAAGNAKSGVNVTASVRPRTYSKGIFVYADPDGPWVQQPTATCLNEDLDGNGILGPSEDVNGNGRLDPGIPVTVTSTGTTDASGRAIVSLTYARDRAYWVAVDLTITGQTAGTEARYVGYSVLPGLGADYTSKNTTPPGVRSPYGILAGCSNAD from the coding sequence ATGACTACCGCGAATCAGTTGTTCCGAAAACTGGGCGGCTGGCTGGGCGCCTTCGCCTGTGCCGGCCTGTTGGCTGCCTGCGGCGGCGGGGGCGGCTCCGCCGGCACCGGCCCGGGCGGCGTGACGCCGGCGCCGAAGGTCGCCAGCGTACTGCTGACGGCCAGCGCAGCAAGCATGCCTTCCTCGGGCCTGGACGGCACCGAAGTGACGCTGACGGCGGTCGTCAAGGACAGCGGCAACAATGTGCTGCCGAATCAGACCGTGAGCTTCACCGCCGATTCGGGCAACGTCAGCAACACCACGCGCGTGACGGACGCCAACGGCGTCGTGACCGAAAAACTGAGCACCAAGGGCAACGCCACGCCGCGCACCATCACCGTGCGCGCCAGCGCGGGCGGCGTCAACTCGAATGACATCAAGGTCAACGTGGTCGCCGGCAGCCAGTCCCTGACCCTGACCACCGACTCCGGCACCCTGCAGTCCTCGGGCGCCGCAGGCTCGGAAGTCACGGTGACGGCCCTGGTCAAGGACTCCAACAACACCGTGATGCCGAACGTGAAGGTGACCCTGTCGGCCGATTCCGGCAGCCTGACCGCCGGCACCCGCATCACCGACGCCACCGGCCGCGTGACCGAGAAACTCAGCACCGGCAACGATGCGCGTTCCCGTACCATCAAGGTGACGGCGGCCATCGCCGGCGTCGAACCCGTGACCACCCTTGTCAGCGTGGTGGGCACCCAGCTGCAGATCAACGCCAGCAGCGCCGTGAGCGTGGGCACCTCCACCGACGTCACGGTGAAGCTGGTGGACTCCGCGGGCAATCCGCTGAACGGCAAGGCCGTCACCTACTCCGCAACGCGCAACCAGCTGAGCGTGAAGGGCGGCGGCGCCGCCGTCACCAACTCCGCAGGCCAGCTCACGCTGAGCTACGCTGCCGCCAGCGCGGGCAGCGATACGGTCACCGTATCCGCCATGGGCGAAACGGCGAGTGCCGCCATCAGCGTCAGCAACGCCAACTTCACCGTCGCAGTGGTGAACGGCAGCGGCGTGGCCCAGCCCCTGGCCACCATCAACCAGTGCCATCCCGTCGCCATCCACAGCGATGTGGGCGGCACCCCGCTCGGCGGCACCGTGAGCGTCAGCTCTTCCCGCGGCACCGTGTACAGCGATGCCTCCTGCGCTTCGCCGCTGACGGTGGCCCTGCCCCTGGTGAGCGGCAATGCCACTGCCTATGTGATGGCCACGAGCCCCGGCCTGGCCACGCTGACCGCGACCACCACCGCCAACAACGCCACGGCGCAAGGCCAGGTCGAATTCGTGGCGGCCCTGTCCGCTACGGCCACCATCAGCGTGCAGGCCGATCCTTCCGTGGTTGGCGCCAATGCGGCGGGCAGCACCAGCCAGCAGGCTGCGATCCGCGCCGTGGTGCGCGACGGTACGCCTGCCAACAATCTGGTCAAGAACGCACCGGTGGCCTTCACCATCGTCAGCGACCCGACCGGCGGCACCCTGACCCAGCCTGCGGTCGTGATCACCGGCAGCGACGGTTCGGCAACGGTGAGCTATATCGCGGGCACATCGTCCAGCGCCGTGAACGGCGTCCAGATCCGCGCCCAGATCCAAGGCGGCTCGAACGCTTCGGCGGTTGCTTCGCTGACGGTGGGCCAGAAGGCGCTGTTCATTTCCGCCGGTACGGGCAACACTGTCGCCACGCCGGATACCACCACCTACCGCGTCGATTACACCGTGCTGGTGACGGATGCGGCGGGCAATGCCAAATCGGGGGTGAACGTGACGGCGTCCGTGCGTCCGCGCACCTACTCCAAGGGCATCTTCGTCTACGCCGATCCTGACGGCCCCTGGGTGCAGCAGCCCACCGCCACCTGCCTCAATGAGGACCTGGATGGCAACGGTATCCTCGGCCCTTCCGAGGACGTGAACGGCAACGGCCGCCTCGATCCAGGCATTCCGGTCACCGTGACCTCTACCGGCACCACCGATGCCAGCGGCCGCGCCATCGTGTCGCTGACCTATGCACGCGACCGCGCCTACTGGGTTGCCGTGGACCTGACCATCACCGGCCAGACCGCGGGCACGGAAGCGCGCTATGTGGGCTATTCCGTGCTGCCGGGGCTGGGCGCGGATTATACTAGCAAGAACACGACCCCTCCGGGCGTGCGCAGCCCCTATGGAATCCTGGCGGGCTGCTCCAACGCTGACTAA
- a CDS encoding type IV pilus secretin PilQ → MIAIGTLTRCLRQCGAALALAGTAVLAYAQGNSIESVTANQQGSNLIVKIAMKNPPEKLPIGFAITNPPRIALDFGATSNGTGKTTHEMELGDLRSVNVVQAGERSRLVFNLKRALNYATAVDGNAVILTIDGSGGVATAVDARGLPVRQAAPAAPQGKQLLRDLDFRRGSNGEGRIVVDLPNSQVGVDVRQTATGVVVDFLKTGVPETLRRRLDVTDFGTPVSLITTVPRGDNVRMTIEAKGLWEQSVYQSDTQLVVDVKPIKEDPNKLTQGTQGYRGEKLSFNFQNVEVRAALQAIADISGLNIITSDSVSGNLTLRLKEVPWDQALDVVLQAKGLDMRKNGSVIWIAPKEELLTKEKLELEQRAQIADLEPLKSEIFQLNYQKAEAFKTVFGLESGGDSKNRILSKRGSAIIEPRTNQLFVTDIASKIEDVRRLIEKTDVATKQVLIEARIVEANDGFTRNLGAKLGFADLRTLRGGDTGWALGKGSNTRIGLGGNLTGIGQVTGQTPDNGDGYTNSTMIDLPAAPINGLAAGNLAVSLFNAAANRFLNLELSALEAEGTGKIISSPRVVTADKAVATIEQGLELPYQVATSSGATSIVFRKANLRLEVTPQITPDGNVVIDVDVNKDSVGQETRAGFAIDTKHVKTQVMVENGGTVVLGGIYQQTLRNTETKVPLLGDVPVLGYLFRNTARTDEKTELLVFITPKIVAERLSTR, encoded by the coding sequence ATGATCGCCATCGGAACCCTGACGCGGTGCTTGCGCCAATGCGGCGCCGCGCTGGCGCTGGCCGGCACTGCCGTGCTGGCATACGCGCAAGGCAACAGCATCGAGTCGGTGACGGCCAACCAGCAAGGCTCGAACCTGATCGTCAAGATCGCCATGAAGAACCCGCCGGAGAAGCTGCCGATCGGGTTCGCCATCACCAACCCGCCCCGCATCGCCCTCGATTTCGGCGCCACCAGCAACGGCACGGGCAAGACCACCCACGAGATGGAACTGGGCGACCTGCGCTCGGTCAATGTGGTGCAGGCGGGAGAACGCTCGCGCCTCGTGTTCAACCTGAAGCGCGCCCTGAACTACGCTACCGCCGTCGACGGCAATGCGGTGATCCTGACCATCGACGGTTCCGGCGGCGTCGCCACCGCTGTCGATGCCCGCGGCCTGCCCGTGCGCCAGGCGGCGCCTGCCGCGCCCCAGGGCAAGCAGCTGCTGCGCGACCTCGATTTCCGCCGCGGCAGCAATGGCGAAGGCCGCATCGTGGTCGACCTGCCGAACAGCCAGGTGGGCGTGGACGTGCGCCAGACCGCCACCGGCGTGGTGGTCGATTTCCTCAAGACCGGCGTGCCGGAAACCCTGCGCCGCCGCCTGGACGTGACGGACTTCGGCACTCCCGTTTCCCTCATCACCACGGTGCCCAGGGGCGACAACGTGCGCATGACCATCGAGGCCAAGGGCCTGTGGGAGCAGAGCGTCTACCAGAGCGATACCCAGCTGGTGGTGGACGTGAAGCCGATCAAGGAAGACCCGAACAAGCTGACCCAGGGCACCCAGGGCTACCGCGGCGAGAAGCTTTCCTTCAACTTCCAGAACGTGGAAGTGCGGGCGGCGCTGCAGGCCATTGCCGACATCTCGGGCCTGAACATCATCACCAGCGACAGCGTGAGCGGCAACCTGACCCTGCGCCTGAAGGAAGTGCCATGGGACCAGGCCCTGGACGTGGTGCTGCAGGCCAAGGGCCTGGACATGCGCAAGAACGGCTCCGTGATCTGGATCGCGCCCAAGGAGGAGCTGCTCACCAAGGAGAAGCTGGAGCTCGAGCAGCGCGCCCAGATCGCCGACCTGGAGCCGCTCAAGTCCGAGATCTTCCAGCTGAACTACCAGAAGGCGGAGGCCTTCAAAACGGTGTTCGGCCTCGAAAGCGGCGGTGACAGCAAGAACCGCATCCTGTCCAAGCGCGGCAGCGCCATCATCGAGCCGCGCACCAACCAGCTTTTCGTGACCGACATCGCCTCCAAGATCGAGGACGTGCGCCGCCTGATCGAAAAGACCGACGTGGCGACCAAGCAGGTGCTGATCGAGGCCCGCATCGTGGAAGCCAACGACGGCTTCACGCGCAACCTGGGCGCCAAGCTGGGCTTTGCCGACCTGCGCACCCTGCGCGGCGGCGACACCGGCTGGGCCCTGGGCAAGGGCAGCAACACCCGCATCGGCCTGGGCGGCAACCTCACCGGCATCGGCCAGGTCACGGGCCAGACGCCCGACAACGGCGACGGCTACACCAACTCCACCATGATCGACCTGCCTGCGGCCCCGATCAACGGCCTGGCGGCGGGCAACCTGGCTGTGAGCCTGTTCAACGCGGCGGCCAACCGCTTCCTCAACCTTGAACTCTCCGCGCTCGAAGCCGAAGGCACGGGCAAGATCATTTCCAGCCCGCGCGTCGTCACGGCCGACAAGGCGGTGGCCACCATCGAACAGGGCCTGGAGCTGCCCTACCAGGTGGCCACCAGCAGCGGCGCGACCTCCATCGTCTTCCGCAAGGCCAACCTGCGCCTGGAGGTGACGCCGCAGATCACGCCGGACGGCAACGTGGTGATCGACGTGGACGTGAACAAGGACAGCGTGGGCCAGGAAACCCGAGCGGGCTTCGCCATCGACACCAAGCACGTGAAGACGCAGGTGATGGTGGAGAACGGCGGCACCGTGGTCCTGGGTGGCATCTACCAGCAAACACTGCGCAATACCGAGACCAAGGTGCCCCTGCTGGGCGACGTCCCGGTACTGGGCTACCTGTTCCGCAACACCGCGCGCACGGACGAGAAGACCGAACTGCTGGTCTTCATCACGCCGAAGATCGTGGCCGAGCGCCTCAGCACGCGCTGA
- a CDS encoding pilus assembly protein PilM, translated as MPDLKALFGGAKGPLIGLDISSSGVRLVELADAKDGIRLERYASEALPRGAVTDGNVENLEQVVEAVRRVLKKSGTRARNVALGMPPAAVITKKIVLPAGLSEEQLEVQVESEASQYIPFALDEVSLDFDVIGPVANSTDDVEVMLAAARREKVEDRVAVAEASGLKASVMDIESYAARAALDRVVAQLPEGGAGQVIALFQVGAQVTHISVMMDGATVYEREQPFGGNSLTQDIVRAYGLSFEEAEARKKSGDLPENYASELLQPFLESAALEVTRAIQFFFTSTPYTKIDQIYLAGGCAVLPGLLDIIASRTRISSAVISPFKGMQLGAGVRESQLRADAPAYLVACGLALRRFG; from the coding sequence ATGCCGGATTTGAAAGCCCTCTTCGGGGGCGCGAAGGGTCCGCTGATCGGGCTCGACATCAGCTCTTCGGGCGTACGCCTGGTGGAGCTTGCCGATGCCAAGGACGGCATTCGCCTGGAGCGCTACGCGAGCGAGGCCCTGCCGCGCGGCGCCGTCACCGATGGCAATGTGGAGAACCTGGAACAGGTGGTGGAGGCCGTGCGCCGCGTGCTGAAGAAGAGCGGAACGCGCGCCCGCAACGTGGCGCTGGGCATGCCGCCCGCCGCCGTCATCACAAAGAAGATCGTGCTTCCAGCCGGTCTCTCGGAAGAACAGCTGGAAGTGCAGGTGGAATCCGAGGCCAGCCAGTACATTCCCTTCGCCCTGGATGAAGTGAGCCTGGACTTCGACGTGATCGGTCCCGTCGCCAATTCGACCGATGACGTGGAAGTGATGCTGGCCGCCGCGCGCCGCGAAAAGGTGGAGGACCGCGTAGCCGTGGCCGAAGCTTCCGGCCTGAAGGCCTCCGTGATGGATATCGAATCGTATGCCGCGCGCGCGGCGCTGGACCGCGTGGTGGCCCAGCTGCCGGAAGGCGGGGCAGGGCAGGTGATCGCCCTGTTCCAGGTGGGCGCCCAGGTGACGCACATCTCCGTGATGATGGACGGCGCCACCGTCTACGAACGCGAGCAGCCCTTTGGCGGCAACTCCCTGACCCAGGATATCGTGCGCGCCTATGGCCTGTCCTTCGAGGAGGCCGAAGCGCGCAAGAAGTCCGGCGACCTGCCGGAGAACTACGCGTCCGAGCTGCTGCAGCCTTTCCTCGAGAGCGCGGCCCTGGAAGTGACGCGCGCCATCCAGTTCTTCTTCACTTCGACCCCGTACACCAAGATCGACCAGATCTACCTGGCCGGCGGCTGCGCCGTGCTGCCAGGCCTGCTCGACATCATCGCCAGCCGCACCCGCATCTCCAGTGCCGTGATCTCGCCCTTCAAGGGCATGCAGCTGGGAGCAGGCGTGCGTGAAAGCCAGCTGCGCGCCGACGCGCCGGCCTATCTCGTGGCCTGCGGCCTCGCCCTGCGGAGGTTCGGCTGA
- the aroKB gene encoding bifunctional shikimate kinase/3-dehydroquinate synthase AroKB, translated as MGAGKTTIGRMLARKLGWRFVDSDHEIEARTGASIPWIFEIEGEASFRRREADVIRDLCSQDGIVLATGGGAILNADSRALLQQRGTVVYLRASINSILHRTSHDKNRPLLQTADPRRKLEELLAQREPLYMEMADLVVDTGRPNVQSMVQIILNQLDSLACQAAPNCSTKAEPSMTEQTNILLNVDLGERSYPISIGPALLEDPELLARHVSGAKVAIVTNETVAPLYLERLRAPLAAAGKDVIAVVLPDGEEHKNWSSLMKIFDALLEHKCDRKTTLIALGGGVIGDLTGYAAASYMRGVDFIQVPTTLLSQVDSSVGGKTGINHPLGKNMIGAFYQPKAVVADTSALQTLPQRELAAGLAEVIKHGCIIDAAFFGWIEENIGKLAARDKGALAYAIARSCEIKADIVRQDEREGGLRAILNFGHTFGHAIEAGMGYGAWLHGEAVGCGMVMAADLSHRMGYIDAAAVERIRKLVAAAGLPVKAPDLGAERWLELMEVDKKNEGGAIKFILLKPLGAAVVTTAPQELLLATLAACVE; from the coding sequence ATGGGGGCGGGCAAGACGACCATTGGCCGTATGCTCGCCCGCAAGCTGGGATGGCGCTTCGTCGACTCGGACCATGAGATCGAGGCGCGCACCGGCGCCTCGATTCCCTGGATCTTTGAGATCGAAGGCGAAGCAAGCTTTCGCCGCCGCGAAGCGGACGTGATCCGCGACCTGTGCAGCCAGGACGGCATCGTCCTGGCCACAGGCGGCGGCGCCATCCTCAATGCCGACAGCCGCGCGCTGCTGCAGCAGCGCGGCACCGTCGTCTATCTGCGCGCCAGCATCAACAGCATCCTGCACCGCACGAGCCACGACAAGAACCGCCCCCTGCTGCAGACGGCCGATCCGCGCCGCAAGCTGGAGGAGCTGCTGGCCCAGCGCGAGCCCCTCTACATGGAAATGGCCGATCTCGTGGTCGATACCGGCCGGCCTAACGTACAATCGATGGTTCAGATCATTTTGAACCAGCTGGACAGCCTGGCCTGCCAGGCGGCGCCCAACTGCAGCACCAAAGCAGAACCATCGATGACCGAACAGACCAATATCCTTCTCAATGTGGACCTGGGCGAGCGCAGCTACCCCATCTCCATCGGCCCGGCCCTGCTGGAAGACCCTGAACTCCTGGCCCGCCACGTGAGCGGCGCCAAGGTCGCCATCGTGACCAACGAAACGGTGGCGCCGCTCTACCTGGAGCGCCTGCGCGCCCCGCTGGCCGCTGCGGGCAAGGACGTGATCGCGGTGGTGCTGCCGGACGGCGAGGAGCACAAGAACTGGTCCAGCCTGATGAAGATCTTCGACGCCCTGCTGGAGCACAAGTGCGACCGCAAGACCACCCTCATCGCCCTGGGCGGCGGCGTGATCGGCGACCTCACGGGCTACGCCGCGGCCTCGTATATGCGCGGCGTGGACTTCATCCAGGTACCCACCACCCTGCTGTCGCAGGTGGATTCCTCGGTGGGCGGCAAGACGGGCATCAACCACCCGCTGGGCAAGAACATGATCGGCGCCTTCTACCAGCCCAAGGCCGTGGTGGCCGATACCTCCGCCCTGCAAACCCTGCCGCAGCGCGAGCTGGCGGCGGGCCTGGCGGAGGTGATCAAGCATGGCTGCATCATCGATGCCGCCTTCTTCGGCTGGATCGAAGAGAACATCGGCAAGCTGGCGGCGCGCGACAAGGGCGCCCTGGCCTACGCCATCGCGCGTTCCTGCGAAATCAAGGCCGACATCGTGCGCCAGGACGAGCGCGAAGGCGGCCTGCGCGCCATTCTCAATTTCGGCCACACCTTCGGCCACGCCATCGAGGCGGGCATGGGCTACGGCGCCTGGCTGCACGGCGAGGCAGTGGGCTGCGGCATGGTCATGGCGGCGGACCTGTCGCACCGCATGGGCTACATCGATGCGGCGGCGGTCGAACGCATCCGCAAGCTGGTGGCTGCGGCGGGCCTGCCCGTCAAGGCGCCGGACCTCGGCGCCGAACGCTGGCTGGAACTGATGGAAGTGGACAAGAAAAACGAAGGCGGCGCGATCAAGTTCATCCTGCTCAAGCCGCTGGGCGCCGCCGTGGTCACCACGGCGCCACAGGAACTGCTGCTGGCCACCCTGGCCGCCTGCGTGGAGTAA
- a CDS encoding PilN domain-containing protein → MIRINLLPHREEKRKQRKAAFIALMVLSAVIGAGIVLLVGGYNARAIAVQEQRNEVLQTAIKGLDVKIAQIATLKQEIEALKARQQAVEDLQGDRNQPVYLLDELVKQTPPGVYLKGFKQDGQRVTLNGYAQSQERVSELLRNLSSASPWLEKPDLIEVRSSNLGQGKTAKKVVEFNLVVAIKRPRDKDAPADDKPGAKPAAKA, encoded by the coding sequence ATGATACGCATTAACCTTCTGCCCCACCGCGAGGAGAAGCGCAAGCAGCGCAAGGCGGCCTTTATCGCGCTGATGGTGCTGTCCGCCGTGATCGGCGCGGGCATCGTGCTGCTGGTGGGCGGCTACAACGCCCGCGCCATCGCCGTGCAGGAGCAGCGCAACGAGGTGCTGCAGACCGCTATCAAGGGCCTGGACGTGAAGATCGCGCAGATCGCCACGCTGAAGCAGGAAATCGAAGCGCTGAAGGCGCGCCAGCAGGCCGTGGAGGATCTGCAGGGCGACCGCAACCAGCCCGTCTACCTGCTGGACGAACTGGTGAAGCAGACCCCGCCCGGCGTCTACCTGAAGGGCTTCAAGCAGGACGGCCAGCGCGTCACGCTGAACGGCTATGCCCAGTCGCAGGAGCGAGTCTCCGAGCTGCTGCGCAACCTGTCGAGCGCCTCGCCCTGGCTGGAGAAGCCGGATCTGATCGAGGTGCGCTCCTCCAACCTGGGCCAGGGCAAGACGGCGAAGAAGGTCGTCGAGTTCAACCTGGTCGTCGCCATCAAGCGCCCGCGCGACAAGGATGCGCCGGCGGACGACAAGCCGGGCGCGAAGCCCGCAGCAAAGGCCTGA